Genomic segment of Dromiciops gliroides isolate mDroGli1 chromosome 3, mDroGli1.pri, whole genome shotgun sequence:
aggaggaccagaattcaaatcaggcctcagacacttgacacttactagctatgtgaccctgggcaagtcacttaactctcattgccccacaaaacaaacaaacaaaaaagaacccactAAAGGGCATAGGAATGAAAGGAGCTTGGtttaaatgataagtactatttatctgaaaccattagcaagcattatctacAATGGAGATAtcctaaaagcctttccaatacaatcaggaatgaagcaaggatgcccattttcACCTCTGttacttaatattgtattagaaatgttacctatagcagtaagagaagaaaaagaaattgtaggaATTAGAACAAGTCATCGGGAAACAAAACTATcgttctttgcagatgatacgatattatacttagaaaatcttagagaatcaactaaaaagctacttgaaatgaACAACTTGAGCAAAGTTGATAAAAAATAAACTGCCATAAATCACCATGTTTCTTAGCATGAAGCATAGGGgagactgtgagaattggaatgataccccTTGCTGGAAgagacattgtgagctctggcctgaaaagaaagcatgtggggcagctaggtggtgcagtggataaagcactggccctggattcaggaggacctgagttcaaatctggcctgagacacttaacaccagctgtgtgactctgggcaagtcacttaaccccaattgcctcaccaaaaaacaaacaaaaaaaaagaaagaaagaaagcatgtgacttcaGCATCCAGGAGTGATGTCTGCcacccatgggtcctgtcaatcattGTTACCACCCAATTAACTTGGAGTTGtctgtgtggatggccctgtttcctgtttcacaggagggttctgggagaagccctGGGGCAAGAGAggcctttttttcattttgggactgTGGCTTGGCTGgaggagagatgctgggctctcttagatagttagatgaagtttgcattttacctctctctcttcaccaacttctaatgcactttaataaatacttaaaaggctaaactcttgctaaagcttccaatttaaggtgaccactcattggattttagacatcacagactCAAGATTTCTGCACCATGTTTTCCCAGCTTCCCAAATCAGAGACACCAGAATTTCCCTCCAAGGACCTAGAACAATACGAAGTTTTTGCATAGAAAGAACTTCATTCCcttccaggaaaaagaactgagtTCTTCACTTTGGTACTTCTATCTCTTTCACTGCCCATggatttcttctgtttctttcctccATCTACCCAACCCATTCACTTCTGCCTTCAGGGCCtgacagtcatgagaaaaaattagTTTCCCCTGTTGGGCCACCCTAGCCTCTGTGCattctttctttccaggtttatGCTCCAGCCACACTGGCCTGCTCACTCTTCCCCTTCAGTGATAGTCAGTCTTCCTGCTTGGTGCCTCGATACAGGCTGTCGCTTGTGCCCAAGGTGCTGCCTACCTTCCCCTCcgcctctcagaatccctagctcccttctTGGCTCAGATCAGATGCTACTTCAGATGCTTTGGATAATCTCCCAGTTAttactctccccatcccccagctGATTACTCTGCATAGATGTCCCATTAACTGTATGTGTTCTAATGCCCCAAGGTGGATGTGAGCTCCTTAGGGGCAGAAATATTTTCACTTTCGCCCTTGTGTCCCTGGACTCAAGCACAATGACCTTCAGCATTGGAAGGATAGGAGGGTCTAGTACCTGTAAATTCACAAGTGTAGGGAACCTCCTTGCATGTTAAGTCTTTCCATtggaacaaataaaaaacaacttgGCTGTCACTTCAAGACTGAGGGAGCCAATGAGTCCAGGAATATCATGGTAAAGAAACTTGGCCATTTTTATACAGTGAGCTTGTGTCTAATCAGGACTTGAActatgtaacaattggagtgacgccacctgctggagagttactgtaggaaagctctgccatgaggagaaggcatctgacggcaagccatgcagcttagAAAGTTGGTGCCTTGGCGTTAGGAAGTGACGTTGTTCATGGGttctgtctatcaaagctaccagccgattagcttggagctgtgtgtgcatgtggatgggaagTTCCCAgttccacaggaggcttgtgggatgaagaaggggcaaggtttgctctctctctctctctctctctctctctctctctctctttctggaggacttcagtggggagaggagctggagacgctggctccctgagatagacagctgaatctagaagtctttctctctctcttcaccaaattcttatgctccttaataaatgtgtaaaaagtctaaactcttgctaaatcttctaatttattggcgaccactcgttagattttcgacagtatagctagaattttagcctcttacaacTAAAACAGATTTCTCCAATTTCAGCCTTCTATCCATTCTACCAGAATGTCCTTCACCTTGCCCCAAATCGGTGCCTATTATAGTCAGCACACTGAATTCCTTTATATTTCCTTGGGCACCTCTACCTACTAAGATCTCTAAACCTTCATTGTCAGGTGCATGAactgatgggggaaggggaggttgtgaggtagggaaagaaagggaatatcttctgggaaacaggtgtgtgaccttgggcaagtcacttaaccccaattgcctcaccaaaaaaaaaaaattaatgcaagtctttccaggttttcctaaaatcgttgagctcattatttctaatagcacagtaatatgccacaacttgttcagccattccccaattatggGCCTCCTTGCAATTTTCAGGTGTTTGCCACCACAATGAGAACTGCTGTAAACATATGAGAACatttaggttcttttcctttttccataaaCATCTTCAGAAATAAACTAAATAGAGGTATTGTGGGGTCAAAagtaataattctttgggcataatttcagctTGCTCTTCACAAGACTTGAATGACTTCACCAGTTCCACCAATAACtaattagtgttccagttttttgACTTCCCCTCCAACATGTGTTACTCtcatttctgtcattttagccaatcgtTTAGGTATAGAATGATATgtcaaggttgttttaatgtgTACTGATCTCATTGATAATCATatagagtatttttttcctatgactacaaattattttgatttcttcattaaaaaactacctgttggggcggctaggtggcgcagtggataaagcaccggccctggattcaggagtacctgagttcaaatccggcctcagacacttgacacttaactagctgtgtgaccctgggcaagtcacttaacccccattgccccgcaaaaaaaaaaaaaaaccaactacctgttaaggggcagctaggtggcgcagtggatagagcactggccctggagtcaggagtacctgagctcaaatccagcctcagacacttaacacttactagctgtgtgaccatgggcaagtcacttaaccccaattgcctcactaaaaaaaaaaaaaattgtaaaaaactacctgttaggggcagctagatggcgcagtggtaaagcaccgttcctggattcaggagtacctgagttcaaatcagacctcagacacttgacacttacttgctgtgtgactctgggcaagtcacttaaccctcagtgccctgcaaaaaaaaaaataaaaaaaaacaccaaactacCTGCTGATATCATTTGACTATTTTTCAAATAGaggatgacttgtattcttttttttttagcaggcatagttcagtttattcaatcaatgtatattaaaaaaaaacatcttatGTGGTTGCCACAGCAGCTGCCTGGGTCCTCTGGACAGACACCCGAGTGTGAGTCTTCACAAGATGGTCGGTAAATTCCTGACAGGGAGACTTAGTAAACCCAGTCTCCTTCCACGGGTCTGGGGTTAGGTAGCTGTCTGTTTTGGAGATGGCATCGAAggtagctttagcaaagttgcccaGAGTGGCAGTACAGCCCCTTGCAGAAGTGTGGCAGTCATCAATTCCAGCCGTCATCAGGAGTTTCTTAGGCACAGAAGCTGAGACAATGCCAGTATCTCGAGGGGCGGGGATCAGGCGCACCAAAACAGATCCACAGCGCCCAGTGACCTTGCAGGGCACTGTGTGAGGCTTGCCAGTCTTATTCCCCGAGTAGCGACGTCTCCCAGGAACGATGGACAGCTTGGCCAGAATGATAGCACCACGAATAGCTGAGGCTACTTCCTTGGAGCACTTGACACCCAAGCCAACATGGCCATTGTAGTCACCAATGGCCACAAAAGCCTTGAACCTGGTACGTTGTCCGGCTCTAGTTTGTTTCTGAACAGGCTTGATCTTCAGAACCTCATCCTTCAATGAAGACCCCAGGAAGAAATCTACGATCTCGGCTTCCTtcataggaagggagaaaagatagatcTCCAAAGACTTGATCTTCATGTCCTTGACGAGGCGGCCCAGCTTGGTGACAGGAACCCACTCCTTATCCTCGGCCTTTCCTTCTCGGGCCTATATATTGACAAAGTTCTTTAGCTATGAAGCCTTTATCTAATCAAATGCCTATAATTTCCCCTAATTTTTGACTTTTCTTACATTCCTGGCTATATCTGTTTTATTtctacaaaactttttaatttaatgtaattgaaatgatccattttgtatctaacttttctacctcttgtttattcataaattgttctcctatgCATAAGTCTGATAAATAACTTATTCCatgttcttctctttttcttgtaaaatctctctttatatctaggtcatgtctCCAGTATGAATTTATGTTGGTCAATGgcgtaagatattggtctatgccctgtttctgccatactgcctAAAGGTTTCCTAACAATTTTTACCCAATGATGAATTTCcaagcccttcacaatctcacTCTGGCTTTCCTTTCTGGACTGATTTACATCACAGCCTTCATGTGCTTTTTGTCCCAGTCCTAGTGGCCTATATGCAGTTTCCCATAGTGGGCATCCTCAGAGCCCATCCCAAGTGCTGGATCTGTCCTGGTaccaaagggaagggaataaccaGTTCAACAATATctcctatttgccaggcattttgcaaagcactttacaaatattctgtcCTTTGATCCTCTTAATAATCCTTTGAGATAGGTATGACTATTTTGCAAATTTTACAGTtcagcaaactgaggcagacagacagaggctCACACACTTGCCCAAAGTTCTACAACTATTGAATgtttgaaatgggatttgaaaacAGCTCTTCCATAGTCCAAGCCCAAGACTCTATGAACTCTATCACCACCTTATGGTGGTTACTAGTAACTTCACTTCCCTGGTTACTCAGGCTGAAACTATGGTACCATCTTTGAATGCCCCTCTATCTCCATGTCACATCAAGCAAAAAATCCTATTGATTTTCATTTCACTGATGTCCCCCTCTGTTGCTTCCTCTTCATTCTCACTATAATCACCCACATCCGAGCTCCCCATCCCTTTCATCTAGCTATTGTAAAAGTCTCCTAACAGCTCTCCTGGATTTCATTGTCTCATTTTTCAATCTGTGCTATCCATGACTTCAGAAGATTTTCTGAAAACACTTGGCATAATTCCTTCCTTTCAACAATTTTCAATGGATCCTTAATGGACGTATGATATCTAACTCCTAATCCAGTATTTAAGGCTTTGTACACTACATTCCCAGCAAACTTATTTACTTCTTGATTCAAAGGTTTGGTTCTAGACAAATCAACTCACTGTGCCCTCAGTAGACCTACTTACTGGCACAATAAGTGACTCACAATACTGCTGTTCTACCTGTTTCCCAGAAGatattccctctccttccctggaAAGAAAGACTAGACAGAGGCTGATTGTGGCCCAAGAGGGGAAACTgtaattttttctcatgactgtcaGACCCTAAAGGCAGAAGTGAATGGGTTGGACAGATGggggaaagaaacagaagaaatctaTGGGCAGTGAAAAAGATAGGAGAAGTACCAAGAGTGAAGAACTCAGTTCTTTTTCCCAAAAGGGAACAAGGTTCTTTCTATGCAAAAACTACACATCGTTCTAGGTCCTTGAAAGGAAATTCTGGTGTCTCTGATTTGGAAAactgggattctcttggatcactgtattgcagCAAAAGAGATatcattcaggaggacttaaaattctttagaaaaaatggtaaaaatatttttaaaggatgctAAGTCAAAAAAtgtttacagggggcagctaggtggtgcagcagataaaacactggccttagagtcaggaggacctgagttcaaaaatccggcctcagacacttgacacttactagctgagtgaccctgggcaagtcacttaacccccactgtcccgcaaaaaaaaagtttacagaatataaagcaaaatataaagaaataaaataaaaatactgccCAGACATTCTGAACACAGTAGACACAGTTCATTTCAGAATATACATAATtcctataacaaaaaaaaaaagaaaaggccataGACTCGAAACATCAgaataaatgctaattttatGGAATAATTcccctgggaaaaaaagaaaaaaaaattgcaagtgACCAGCAGAAATACCATCaaatatgaagaaaaggaaacttaAATAAACACAAAGTTATTCTGTAAATATTAGAATCCACAAGAGGGAATGCTATAATGTgttctaaagggggaaaaaaaggataccAAGATAATCCCCAAGATGACCTACCCCACACATATGAGTCCaagtataaatgaaaaaagatggacacTCAATAAGAAAGGGGTATTCAAAACATTCCTAGAAAGAAAAGCAGAcaggcaaaaaaaattttttttctcaaattcctGAAGCAACTGATGTATAGCACCCACAATCAAGgacaattaaactaccaaaataaTTGAGTAATGATTAAGAGGATTGTTTCTCAATGGACATGTGTAGATAAGGctgaaagtaaaaattaaaaaagtgaTAGTGGGAGAAATAGGATTGAAAGTTCAGGAACTACTCATACCATCCTCTAGATGGCACCAAGAGtgatttcgtgtgtgtgtgtgtgtgtgtgtgtgtgtgtgtgtgtaaataaattataaaacatgAGGAATCACTAAAAAGTGAgggaaaaaatcatagaaaaggaTATATGATATATCCTAATCAAGTAAAAAGCTAACAAAGAAAGCAAATCTAATCCTATAGTTTTCTAGGAATAAGGCAACCTAGAGGATAATGGgtaaagagaaaatttagaaaaggatagaaaatgggagaaaaaagggaaaatcttGTTTCACTGGTTAAATGTAGTATGGATGATTAATGCACCTCTGGAAGAAAGTATATACTGTTTTTTGCTTTAAacatagtttttaacattcactttttttttctggcgaggcaattggggttgacttgcccagggtcacacagctagtaagtgttaagtgtctgaggccagatttgaactcaggccctcctgactccagggctggtgctctatccactgtcccacctagctgccccattaacatTCACTTTTACAAGACTATGaactccaaattttctccctttcttctatcCCATCTCTCCtagataataagtatttaatataagttatatgtaTGCAATCAAGtaaatcatatttccatattagccatgttgtgaaagaaaaaaaaacagaccaaaaaaaatcaaaaaggaaagtgaaaatagtctgctttattctgcattcagactccattcttttcctggatatggagggcattttccatcatgagtcttttgaacttgctttggattattatatttattgctgagaagagttatgtCAACCAAaggttgatcatcacaaaatgttgctgttactgtgtacaatgttctcctggctctgctcacttcactctataccagctcatgaaagtctttccaggtttttctgaaatccccaCATTCACcttttcttatagaacagtagaATTCAATTACTTTCATATGGCAGAGCCATTCCTCAGACGATGAACAtctcctcaatttacaattctttgccaccacaaaaagagctactagaaaCAATTTTGTACATGAAAGTTCTCTCCcttattttatgatctctttgggatagagacaaTGCAGTGCGATTgctggatcaaaaaaaaaaagatactatttgACTGTTGATAAGGGATCTCATGTAAGAAAGACTGAGAACTTATACTGGTTATTATGTTCTGGGATTTGCTGCTTACAGAGGACACTCATCCTAGTTGAGGGGAAGGGAAATCAGAGCTGGGAGCAATTGAGACTCAGAAGAGTTGAAGAGCATGGACCTAGGGAAGAGGTTTCAATGAAAATGGGAAAGATGatcaataaggataaagcaagatctagcagcttctacattaaaggaccggagggcatggaatatgatattccagagggcaaaggaactgggactacagccaaaaatcatgtacccagcaaaactaagcatcatctttcagaggaaaacgtggaatttcaatgagaaagaagactttcagacatttgttatgaaaagacctgaactgaatagaaaatttgactttctttttttttttttttagtgaggcaattggggttaagtgacttgtccagggtcacacagctagtaagtgttaagtgtctgaggccggatttgaactcaggtactcctgactccagggccggtgctctatccactgcgccacctagctgccccagaaaatttgactttcaaattcaggaccctggagaagcataaaaagataaacaggagaaagacttcatgagggatattaaaagatcaaactgtttatattcctacatgggaagataatacctcacaagaactcataagaactatctcagtaaggaattaacagaggacacaggtctgaactgaattcAAAGGGAtgttatctgtaaagcatttcttttgttctttgtgtggtgtcttatgtctggggccggatttgggcctcctgggtccagggctggtgcattgtccactgtgccacctaactaacccataatgacatctttaaaatagggttgaggtgtaggagaaatagactgggggagggggaaggggagagatggtctagggagaggttgttcacatgaaggaaacaagaaaaaagcttatggaggggaggggaagaaggggaaggaattggggagtgagtgaaccttaatatcatcagaattgactcaaagaaggactaacatacatactcaagtgggcatagtaatatatttttgccctgagggaggggagggagataaaggtgggggagaggggaagggcagattcggggagagagtagtaaaaagcaaaatactttcgaggaaggtaaagatgttctgcatagaggcacaagtatgacatattgaattgcttgatttcatagggagggttgaggagagagggaggaagaaaatttggaacacagaattagctcaaagaccttaaatgcatcagagttgactcatggagggaataacattcgcacccagttgggaggagtaatctatttaaccctacaggaaagtatgaggggaagaggataaggaagggtgaaaaaaaaagggagtgcagagtaggggaggggacagtcagaagtaaaacacttttgaggaggaatagtttaaaagaagatagaaaatagagtaaatatcatgggaagggaataggatggagggaaatagttatgatgattgaatataatgacaaaacatatggtacctactttgctgggctaatatgaagaaaattctttgtcaagtttaaggcactttatttaggttatgttgaacaggatactatcagaaaaacctggaaagaccaacatgaactgaagtagagtgaaatgtactgtatacaaaataacagcaatagtgtaagatgatcttctgggaagcatgtggttattttcagcaaggcaatgatccaatgtaaccctgaaggacttatgaaaatggcaacccatctatagagaaagaagtattagtatctgaaaatagatggaaacacattaaaattttttttttttattgaggcgattagggttgagtgacttgcccagggtcacacagctagtgagtgttgagtgtctgaggctggatttgagctcaggtagtcctggttccagggccggtgctctatccacttcaccacctagctgcccctggaaacacatttaaaaaaaaatttttttttctctttgacaattcctcaatcttaagttttgggtttttttttttttttactgtattctctcacaacctagctaatgggGGAATGTTTTccgtgactactcatgtataacttattttgaaatgcttgagttctagtgggtggggggtgggaatggaggaggaagagaagttggaacacaaatttttaaaaaattgatgttaaaatttgtttttacataaattttggaaaataaaattctattcaataaaaaaagtttaaaaaattaacatgtcATTGGGgcaagaataaaatattattattattttaaattaataaatttttttaaaagactgataatggacatccttgtttcacccctgatgttattgggaaggcctctaactcaTCTCCATTACGtacaatgcttgctgatggttttaggtagatactgcttattttaaggaaagctccacctattcctaagctttctaCTGCATTTATTAGGagtgggtgctgtattttgtcaaaagctttctctgcatctattaagataatcatatgattttttttttggcagggcaatgagggttaagtgatttgccagggtcacagttagcaagtgtcaattctctaaggccatatttgaactcaggtccttctgaatccagggccagtgccctatgcactgtaccacctagctgccgctgataatcatatgattttggtcagttttcttattgatgcggTGGATTATGTcgatagttttcctgatgttgaaccagccctgcattcctggtataaatcccagctGGTCATAAtatattatcttggtgatcacttgctgtcatctccttgctaatatcttatttaaaatttttgggtTCAAGTTCCAGGCCCACAATTGGCAACATGGCTAAACAAACCAAGAAGGTCAGAATTGTTGGTAAATATGGAACATGTTATGGTGCATCCCTCAGAAAAATGgtgaagaagaggggcagctaggtggtgcagtggataaagcactggccctggattcaggagtacctgagttcaaatctggtctcagatacttgacactagctgtgtgaccctgggcaagtcacttaacccccattgccctgcaaaaaaaaaaaaagaaaaagaaagaaaaatggtgaagaaaattgaaattataCCTGCTTCTTCTGTGGCAAGACCAAAATGAAGAGACGGGCTGTGGGTATCTGGCATTGTGGATCCTGTATGAAAACAGTAGTTGGTGGTTCATGAACCTACAATACCACCTCTGCAGTTACAAGCAAATCTGCCATCAGAAGATTGAAGGAATTGAAAGACCAGTAAAATCTCCCCATCAAATATCTGTAGCcaaagagttccaggggacccatgatggaatctccaaatccaggggaaaaaaaaaaaaagaactgtggagtagagatgctgaatgaaccatactatttcttttgcttttggtgctgttgtttttctattttgaggttttccctcattgctctgattcttctcttataacatgactaatgcagaaatgtttaatgttattatatatatatatatatatatataaaacctatatcagattacctgctgtctaggggagggagaaaaatctgaaattggaaagcttgtataaacaaatgttgagaactattttgacatgtaactggaaaaaaataaaatacttttatcagaaaaaaaaatttctgtagCCCATAGTCCAACAATAAATGggttaatttatgaaataaaaaaaatcactttggtttttaaaaaaataaaataaaagtttttgcatcaatattcattagggaaattggtatatacttttctttctgttttggctctgcctggttttggtatcaacactgtatttgtgtcataaaaggaatttgctaGCATTCctgcacc
This window contains:
- the LOC122748433 gene encoding 40S ribosomal protein S2-like, which produces MWVIIAREGKAEDKEWVPVTKLGRLVKDMKIKSLEIYLFSLPMKEAEIVDFFLGSSLKDEVLKIKPVQKQTRAGQRTRFKAFVAIGDYNGHVGLGVKCSKEVASAIRGAIILAKLSIVPGRRRYSGNKTGKPHTVPCKVTGRCGSVLVRLIPAPRDTGIVSASVPKKLLMTAGIDDCHTSARGCTATLGNFAKATFDAISKTDSYLTPDPWKETGFTKSPCQEFTDHLVKTHTRVSVQRTQAAAVATT